A DNA window from Zingiber officinale cultivar Zhangliang chromosome 3A, Zo_v1.1, whole genome shotgun sequence contains the following coding sequences:
- the LOC122053035 gene encoding NAC domain-containing protein 83-like isoform X2, whose translation MEIERPSFIRNGAVRLPPRFRFHPTDEELVAQYLKRKAFSCPLPAAVIPEINLSEFDPWDLPGENEGDKYFFNLVERSTYHRSNRAAGSGYWKATGKPRPVVAPASKELVGMKRVLVFHRWKSPQGSRTDWVMQEYCLPRSNSIHSKDWVVCRIFKKRTSGVADHRARRRRSGNCRAVLVPSCSFSSSSCVTGLEEEEQEEGDEGCSKAID comes from the exons ATGGAGATTGAAAGGCCAAGCTTCATCAGAAACGGAGCAGTGAGACTTCCACCTCGATTCAGGTTCCACCCAACTGATGAAGAACTGGTGGCGCAGTACCTTAAAAGGAAGGCCTTTTCCTGCCCATTGCCTGCCGCAGTTATTCCCGAGATCAACCTCTCCGAGTTCGATCCTTGGGATTTGCCAG GTGAGAACGAAGGAGACAAGTACTTTTTCAATTTGGTAGAGAGATCCACGTACCACCGTAGCAACCGAGCGGCTGGCTCCGGCTACTGGAAGGCTACCGGAAAGCCAAGGCCGGTGGTGGCGCCGGCGAGCAAAGAGCTGGTGGGGATGAAGAGGGTGCTCGTCTTCCACCGGTGGAAGTCACCCCAAGGTTCGCGAACCGATTGGGTCATGCAAGAGTACTGCCTCCCAAGATCGAACTCAATCCac AGCAAAGACTGGGTGGTCTGCCGCATATTTAAGAAGAGGACAAGTGGAGTAGCCGATCATagagcacgaagaagaaggtcCGGCAATTGCAGAGCCGTGCTCGTTCcttcttgttctttctcttcctcaagctgcGTGACTGGTCTCGAAGAGGAGGAGcaggaggaaggagatgaaggttGCAGCAAGGCAATCGATTAA
- the LOC122053035 gene encoding NAC domain-containing protein 83-like isoform X1: MEIERPSFIRNGAVRLPPRFRFHPTDEELVAQYLKRKAFSCPLPAAVIPEINLSEFDPWDLPGENEGDKYFFNLVERSTYHRSNRAAGSGYWKATGKPRPVVAPASKELVGMKRVLVFHRWKSPQGSRTDWVMQEYCLPRSNSIHLFVEQSKDWVVCRIFKKRTSGVADHRARRRRSGNCRAVLVPSCSFSSSSCVTGLEEEEQEEGDEGCSKAID; the protein is encoded by the exons ATGGAGATTGAAAGGCCAAGCTTCATCAGAAACGGAGCAGTGAGACTTCCACCTCGATTCAGGTTCCACCCAACTGATGAAGAACTGGTGGCGCAGTACCTTAAAAGGAAGGCCTTTTCCTGCCCATTGCCTGCCGCAGTTATTCCCGAGATCAACCTCTCCGAGTTCGATCCTTGGGATTTGCCAG GTGAGAACGAAGGAGACAAGTACTTTTTCAATTTGGTAGAGAGATCCACGTACCACCGTAGCAACCGAGCGGCTGGCTCCGGCTACTGGAAGGCTACCGGAAAGCCAAGGCCGGTGGTGGCGCCGGCGAGCAAAGAGCTGGTGGGGATGAAGAGGGTGCTCGTCTTCCACCGGTGGAAGTCACCCCAAGGTTCGCGAACCGATTGGGTCATGCAAGAGTACTGCCTCCCAAGATCGAACTCAATCCac CTCTTCGTGGAGCAGAGCAAAGACTGGGTGGTCTGCCGCATATTTAAGAAGAGGACAAGTGGAGTAGCCGATCATagagcacgaagaagaaggtcCGGCAATTGCAGAGCCGTGCTCGTTCcttcttgttctttctcttcctcaagctgcGTGACTGGTCTCGAAGAGGAGGAGcaggaggaaggagatgaaggttGCAGCAAGGCAATCGATTAA